The proteins below are encoded in one region of Taeniopygia guttata chromosome 15, bTaeGut7.mat, whole genome shotgun sequence:
- the FZD10 gene encoding frizzled-10: MGPAAGGAALLLCWLSGCCAAIGSMDIERPGDGRCQPIEIPMCKDIGYNMTRMPNLMGHENQREAAIQLHEFAPLVEYGCHSHLKFFLCSLYAPMCTEQVSTPIPACRVMCEQARLKCSPIMEQFNFKWPDSLDCSRLPKKNDPNYLCMEAPNNGSDEPPRGSSMLPPMFRPQRPSSGHDLQQHKDSLSRASCENPGKFHHVEKSASCAPLCTPGVDVYWSRDDKRFAVVWIAIWSILCFFSSAFTVLTFLIDPQRFKYPERPIIFLSMCYCVYSVGYIIRLFSGAESIACDRDSGQLYVIQEGLESTGCTIVFLVLYYFGMASSLWWVILTLTWFLAAGKKWGHEAIEANSSYFHLAAWAIPAVKTIMILVMRRVAGDELTGLCYVGSMDVNALTGFVLIPLACYLIIGTSFILSGFVALFHIRRVMKTGGENTDKLEKLMVRIGVFSVLYTVPATCVIACYFYERLNMDYWKIVATQQKCKMNNQTKNLDCMMNNSIPAVEIFMVKIFMLLVVGITSGMWIWTSKTLQSWQNVCSRRLKKRSRRKPASVITSSGIYKKPQHPQKTHLAKYESTLQPPTCV; the protein is encoded by the coding sequence ATGGGCCCGGCGGCCGGCGGCGCCgcgctgctgctctgctggctcagCGGCTGCTGCGCGGCCATCGGCTCCATGGACATCGAGCGGCCCGGCGACGGCCGCTGCCAGCCCATCGAGATCCCCATGTGCAAGGACATCGGCTACAACATGACGAGGATGCCGAACCTGATGGGGCACGAGAACCAAAGGGAAGCCGCCATTCAGCTGCACGAGTTTGCCCCCTTGGTGGAGTACGGGTGCCACAGCCATCTGAAATTCTTCCTGTGCTCCCTCTATGCCCCGATGTGCACGGAGCAGGTTTCTACCCCGATCCCAGCCTGCAGGGTGATGTGCGAGCAGGCGAGGCTGAAGTGCTCCCCGATCATGGAGCAGTTCAATTTTAAGTGGCCGGACTCCTTGGACTGCAGCAGGCTGCCCAAAAAGAACGACCCCAACTACCTGTGCATGGAAGCCCCCAACAACGGGTCGGACGAGCCACCCAGGGGCTCCAGCATGCTGCCACCCATGTTCCGTCCCCAGCGGCCCAGCAGCGGCCACgatctgcagcagcacaaggacagCCTGAGCAGAGCGTCCTGCGAAAATCCTGGCAAGTTCCACCATGTGGAAAAGAGCGCTTCCTGCGCGCCGCTCTGCACGCCAGGGGTTGATGTTTACTGGAGCAGGGATGACAAACGGTTTGCTGTCGTTTGGATTGCCATCTGGTCCATCCTGTGCTTCTTCTCCAGCGCTTTCACTGTGCTCACTTTTCTCATAGATCCTCAGCGTTTCAAGTACCCCGAGAGACCCATTATCTTCCTGTCCATGTGCTACTGCGTCTACTCGGTGGGGTACATCATCCGCCTCTTCTCAGGCGCGGAGAGCATCGCgtgtgacagggacagcggCCAGCTCTATGTCAtccaggaggggctggagagcacCGGCTGCACCATCGTGTTCCTGGTTCTGTATTACTTTGGCATGGCCAGCTCCCTGTGGTGGGTGATCCTGACCTTGACCTGGTTTCTGGCGGCCGGGAAGAAGTGGGGGCACGAGGCGATCGAAGCCAACAGCAGCTACTTCCACCTGGCCGCGTGGGCCATCCCGGCCGTGAAGACCATCATGATCCTGGTGATGAGGAGGGTGGCTGGGGACGAGCTGACAGGGCTCTGCTATGTCGGCAGCATGGATGTGAACGCCTTGACGGGGTTTGTGCTCATTCCTCTGGCTTGTTATCTAATCATTGGCActtctttcattctttctggGTTTGTGGCCCTTTTTCATATCAGGAGGGTGATGAAAACAGGTGGGGAAAACACCGACAAGTTGGAGAAACTTATGGTCAGGATTGGTGTCTTCTCAGTCCTGTATACGGTGCCTGCCACTTGTGTGATAGCTTGCTATTTTTACGAGAGACTGAACATGGATTATTGGAAAATAGTGGCAACTCAACAGAAATGCAAGATGAACAATCAGACTAAAAATTTAGACTGCATGATGAATAACTCTATCCCAGCAGTAGAAATTTTTATGGTCAAAATTTTTATGTTATTAGTTGTGGGCATTACTAGTGGCATGTGGATCTGGACTTCCAAGACTCTTCAATCCTGGCAAAATGTTTGTAGTCGGAGATTAAAGAAGAGAAGTAGGAGAAAACCTGCAAGTGTTATTACGAGTAGCGGAATCTACAAAAAACCTCAGCATCCACAGAAAACTCACCTTGCAAAATATGAATCAACATTACAACCGCCCACTTGTGTGTGA